GAAAATTAATCTGAAAACTTCTTTCATTGCCTCTTAAAAAATCATCTTTTTCTCAGTCGAAGGAAAATTCAAATATGAAAGTCAAGCCAATTTTTATTAATAGTTGGgctttctttttaaaaatggtTTTGGGTGTCGGCCCATATATTAGCCCAACACATGAAGCCCAAAATAGTTGTTCACACGCCGAGCACCAATTACCCTTTTCCCGTACCATTTCCTTCTTCGATTCTGCCTCGCAGGAAATTGAAGACACAAATCAGAAGCAGATTCTCTTGTTTTGATTTTGCGTTGAAATTTTTGATTTAAGTGAGGAATGGCAATGAACAACGGATTGAAATCGTGTGCATCCAAGCTGCTATGTTCTTCCACACAACCATTTCTCGCTAAATCAGGTTTCCGCCTTGGCTCTTTACGCTTTTCCGCATCGTATTTGTTGTTTATTCAATATACCGTGAAAAAAATCAGTTCTTTATGATTGATTCATTGTTTGCTCCGATCTTTTTATGGGTTCTTTATCTTATTTTTTCTGATCTGTTGTTTCAGCGTCTAGATTAATTTTATCCTGCCCATTGGTGGTGAATTTCGGTATAGGTCATGAGTATGTTCATATTTCAATGGTTAAATTTTGTAGATATATAATTTCAAAGACCTAAATTTTGCTGTATCGGATGACATTATAGTGTGCACAAACCATCTTCAGAAGTTGATATATCGCCGATGAAAAGTCTTATTAGATCCTATTGTCCATCAATGTCCGTGTAAATCTTGAATTTACTCTATAAGTTGTTTTCTTGCCCAACAGATTTCGCTTTTTATCAACTAATTCACTAATTACTACGGAGTACGGATATCTCCTTCCATTTATCAATTGGATTCAACAATTTATACCAAAATTAAATTTCATCACCTATATAGTACTTTTTATCCCCCTGTGAGCTGCATGACCACTTATATTACTACTAACTAACTTCCAATACGACCTGCCTTCCTCCTCTCACTTCCATTGAAACGTGGCCATTACCCAATCATGATTTATTTACAAGTTCCCTTTTAGCTACTTGCTCCAGCATCATATCGAGCTGATTGCTCTTCTGGGTACATTCCACTAGAGCACCAAAGGATGCTGCTTTTAGCTATATTTGACTCGTGGAGTTGTGTCGTTTGTTGTACTCTGACAGTTAACAGGGGCATTCACTCAACTGGGGTAAAGAAAATGGGAGGAGGACATGGTCATGACGAGCCATTCTACCTTCACGCAAAGCATATGTACAACTTGGACAGGATGAAAAATCAGAAACTGACAATGACTCTTGGGGTACTTACAGCATTTAGTATTGGCGTTGGTGTCCCAATTTATGCTGTCATATTTCAGCAGAGGAAGACTGCATCAgcctaaaattttcttttaaattttcctTTCCTGCAATAACAGATACGTTCAGAAGGCATGAGTTACCATTTCATTGAATTGCTCGGTTTTCTGATTTCACTTTGCTGCCTGCTGTTTATCATCTTTGTAAGTCTGAAAATAGTAATTTTTTTCtgttttatcaataaaatttcttGGATCTGTATATGTTTGTATTCATTCTTAGGGGGTGTTTTCCATCCGTGAAGTGCAAACAAACATTACCAgtcttatttttatttctttctaaAAAATGAATCCGAAGTCCTTAACGGTAGTTGTATTAAGAATAGTACACACTTGATGGGTGTCATCTTTGTGAGTGCAAAGGTGTATCATTTCTTATAAGACTTCAGCCAAGTTCTTTGAAATACTCGTGAAATCATGAAGTTGCACAGATAATTAATTGTACTGAACCGAGTTGAACTCCATTTATACATGTAGCTAAATAGAAATAGCTAACTGTACAGAAATTACATGTTCATCACTTGGTTAACAGCTATTTCATTTGCGGTGTAACTCTGCAAGTTATTAACTTATTGTAAAGGCTCAAAGAATTGCTATGTTTCACCAGTTAAGGACATACATGAATCATGCATATGGGAATGTCGTCCGTTTATTTTCTATTTGTTTCTTGTGGATTCAACGAAAATACAAGCATGTTGCTCTAACAGTTGTCCTTCATTTGGCCTCCTCATCTTTGTTGCCTATGTGCCTATAGTGTCGTGGTGTAGAGCATGGAGAAGACAATCACCTCTAAGTAAAACAatgaaatttatcatgaatAGGTTTTTTGAATATAATGTGCAAGTTATGCTTCACCGAAATGTTTGATATTATCACATGCTTGCCTCCGTTTCAATTACATTCCCGGCACCACACCGACTATTTTGTACATGGAGAAGTACTTCATAGCTAGCATTTTATGTTTGATAAAATTGAAGCGAGCCTTCGGAAAGTAGGTTCATCGCAAGGAAGAATGATTCTACCACTATTGCCAAACCCGTACTCTTCCGCAGCTCTATCAAGAAGTCTCTGAAACATAGGAGTTTTCAAGAAAAACGTAGGGACCTCAAATCTTGCCATTTCACTGCCCACATAAACCACAAAATGCCCCTTTGGAGCGATCTTCCTGCGGACTTCATCACCAGTTACTAATTCCTTCGGCATTATTGGTGGAtgatcaaatatatatatgaaataaaAGGATGGGAGAATATGGATAGCAAACATGGATGTCCCAACTACAAGGAAGGGATTCGGAAGTACCTATATTTATAGTTAAGGTCACGCAGACACACGCGTTTGTGTATGATTGTTTGCGTGATTGGCACATGGTGTCACTGAATATGATTTGGTTCAGTAATAATTTTGCcataattgcatgcatgcattttCCTTCTGCATTCATTTTGCACCAACTGCGTGAATTAGCTAGCAAGCTAGGAGTTCGTGCAGCCCATATCAGATCACCCAAGATAAGATATACGAAGATCTGAATTATTTACTACCTATTCTCGGGGTCTCTGTCCCTAGGCTTCGTAATATACTAAAGCCACCCCCATAACAAGCACATGAAGATTAATCTTCTGACTTCTTGAAAGAAACATGAAAGGGTACGAGCCTTGGTGCATAAATTTTATAatccataaatatttgaaatttatacgACTCAAAGGATGTTCGAGTTGGTGAAATATGTGAGTGCTGGACAAATTATCATGAATCGTTTTCTCATACCATTATCTTCTTGGGCGTGCGGCTTACTTGATTAGCATAATTACACATGATTTGCAGATTACTGTATTAGCCCGAAATTTATCCAGTATATATCGAAGAATTgcgaccaaaaaaaaaaaaaaactatttacaCGAGTTGTTGACACATGGAATGAATATGTGTTGAAGAGTCGGCTCCATGATCGTGCTGGGATTTGATACTTATTGCATCCATTGAATAATGCAGTTCGTGTAACATGTACGTTCTGCAGTAGATTCAAGAATTTGATTCAACATGCATAAGCTGGtatatattaaatatcaaaatttatatccACGGAAACCATGTAGGCATGTACTAGATTGAACTTTCTTTTGCGTATGAGGTGGTAATGCGGCAGATTCCAATGCTCACCTTCTATCTGGACAGTCCGACCGTGTTTGTATTCGAGTTTTGAATGAAAATGTGAAGAGATTACTGTTTGATCTCATCTAATTGACAAAAAATGTTGAGATTGATTGATAAATTTTGGGCTCTCGTTTACAAAACTGGTTAAATTTGATTAcaaatattatgtttttgttTTAGACATCAAAATTTTGATCGAGTAAAAAAAACGGCACACACAAAAAATGTAGCTCCTAGTCTCACCGTTTTCCTACAATTTAGAACTTGGTACCTACTCAAAAACATGCATTTCAATTATACGTACGATCACATATGATTCCCGGTACTTTATACATGCGTACAAAGATGTCAAATTTCACTGCATCAACACGAAAAATTCTAGTCCAAGATGCTCAAAGATTAAATTACTTGTGGCTTGGGGCAGAGTCTATtgcattcaaataaaaaaaaaaaggtcatATTTTGGACTTGATTTTACAACCTCGAACGCGTGACTTCGTTTTCTTTGATATTTCATCGCATTCTTCGTAAATAAGAACGCGCCATAATAAAAATCAAGAACTACCAACTTTTCAAGACCCTTTCACCTCCATTCTTCAGCACCACCATGAGAAAACTTTCTTCCAAATAATTTCTATGGCAattcttgcattaaaattttgGTTCTATTATTCCCTCTTTCTGTCCCTTCTTTTTGGTTTCTTTCTGCCACTAATTTACTCGCTTTCCATTATTGCAATATCTTAAACTGGGAACCAAACATTAATATGTGCAATAGCACACAATGTTAATCATAGCCAAGAATGAGCTTCTTTCATTAACTGCACCAGTTCTCCTAAGGGGGTTCAAATTGTAGTCGATCCTGCCTTGAGATCGGTGTCTGGGGTTGTCGGCAGAAATGGTTTTCTTTTAGCTCTAAGTTCATTCTACTTTTCGTCCGCCTCAATCATGTTCTGCTGGAGATTTTCATATATAGGGAGCAGCTTGACGAGTAAAAAGATTTATAAGGGTCCGGTTTTGACAAATTTGGACTCTGGGAACTCCAAAGTTTGTGGTTTGCTCGATGGTTCAAATGATCTTCAATGTTGGCAATGGCAAGATTTCAATTACAATTATTCCGCTTTAACTTTAAATCTTGCTGTTGGGGATGATTTTGTATGAGGTTTGTCAAGCTCAAGACTAGTCCTATGTATAGGAAATGATACTAATGTCACTGATCGTGTTCCTATGGGAGTTTTTAGCTTTCTTGCTGCTGGTTTTCGTCATGTCTGTGCCGTTTCTCTGAATGGTAGCTTGGAATGTAGGGGAATACTTAATTCGAGTcgaatttaaatattaattttttactgATATTCAATTAATcacttcgatttgatatatttaCGTATCAACATGTAAAGCGACACATTTGAAATTGAAAAGGTCTCACCAGTGCAAAATGTCAATATCTTCATAACTacatctatactatattattatattattaagtgtgaatAAGTTAGAAAAACTATTTGAAGAGGACACCAAAATTTCTTCCCTTTTTACTATACTCTTCAACACCAcgtataaattataataatttcaaCCACGTCAATTCTACGTTTGAAAACTTCTCAATTTAAAAAAACCTCATGGTTAGTATTTTTAACGCAAAAAAcctttctttatatatatatatatatatatatatatatatatatatatatacactattttattaagtttgagacatttagagtaactaactttggtatcatggtctgttttattaattatatatattaataaaatgttaaagtttTAATGCAAGTTATACGTAGTTCAAAGGATAAAGTTATTATTTATTAGAGTTTAGGTTATATGATCAATTCTTATTgagatcatttttttattcttttatttttcaatttatttttaatttatatatcaaaattacaatgtAGTCcctcattatttcttataattatattttgatcatcattaaaatataaataaaatgaattacAAAAAACATTATACAAACACACAACGCATGCGTCGGTATACTAGTATATATAATGGCTAagtaaattattatatatacgCATCACACTTGAGtataaaaaattctaaaaatctaTCTccgattaattttttaatagagAATAATATTAACAACTCAtcttatcataaaaattaattttgattttatgaatAGAATTCCattcatataaaaaatattacgaTTCAATTTATTCTATAAAAATATTCGTCACAAAAGTATACTCTTTATtaatttaagtttatttatttgcGTCATGACTTGAACAGAATGATTCCATATTGTATGCGGCACGAACGTCGAAGATCAAACAAAAATAGTGCACAAACATGGCCACCGCCACAGCCACCACGACCATAACCCTAGACCCACTGTCGTCCTCAAATCATCAGGAACATCCTTCGGTTCTGGTGTTGAAATTGAAATGCCCTAAAAAGAAGGTGTCTTGGAAAGAGGGAACGGTTGACAACGAGTTTATGAACAAGAAAAGCTCTAAAAAATGCTGCATCTTCCATAAAGAAAAGCCTTTTGATGAGGATGATTCTGATTCTGAGCGCGAGTGCGATCATGATcatggtggaggtggaggtgaaGGTGATAGGAACAAACACGTACACGTTGGCAACGGGAATTGTTGCCACGAGCAAGGGGTTGTTAATTGATTGGTATTCCTTGTTGATTCGGAATCTCTATGTGTATTTTGGATATGGTAATGTTCGAAATGTAAAGATTGCGATTGATTTGGATCTCTTTCAACCGGGAAAAAAGGGtgttttttaatgaaatattaCTTATTCTGAATTTCGTTATGTAGCTTGAATTTTTGTGTTGCTAATAAGCATGAATGTTCTACTCTAGTGTTTCTCGAAGGAGTATAAATAAATGAAGTGTTTTGGACTTGCGTgactattttctttttcttggaaatttgttgcactttatattattatttgctGTGAATATTGGCTTGAGGTGATTCCATTTTGATGTTTGCCGACATGCTCACTTCAACCTTTTTCTGCAAGTCCTACTGATTATATTATTGTTTGCTGAGTTAATTTCTTATTGTTAAACATTATTAAGGGAAACTAACACATTATCCGTGAATTCTGTCTTCAAATGATGGTCATCTTTTTTCTTGAATACATTGGGGGTGGGTACTGGGGAAACATGGTCATTTTCTGAACTAAGAAATCTTGATAGTCTTATTTAATCGCAACTTACTATAGGATGAGCAACAGTGGAGAAAGTTTGATCTAGTTCACATGGTGCTTCAGAGATTTAGCATTTGCACCACCTTGAAAAGCATCAAACTTGGAAGAAAATCATTCGATAATACTTGAATGATACACGTGAGGTTTAGCACGAGTATTTGAAAGTTGTGCCTTGATTCAGCAATTTGAACAGTGTGCCTGTTTCCCTACTTAAGATGACAAACGCCAATATTAAAGTAACTATCTTTATCATGGTTTCTGCAGACCACCGTCAGGTTTTAGAATTTGAAGGGTTATCTTGACGTTATCCCATAGATGGGTGGTAGATCAAACAATTTCACGATTATTATACTTGTTTTGTCCAAGAGTCTTCTTGATTTATTATTACTTAGATCAGAACTTCTTTGAACATAATGTTGTATCTACATCACCTGTAATTTTTGTGACTGTGCTTGTAGAATTTTCTTTATTGACTCATGCATAGATGCTTGTTTATGTAGATTATGGATACTTGTTGATGCATCTTTCCATATCTATGATACTCTTTTGAGCTATTTTCATATTTTGCGACTGTTCAACTGTTGATCCAAGATAGGTTCTTGATTTTTTACTGTGGGcttgatatttttatcagtacTGCTACATTTTGTTTGAGCTCCTATAGGAGATGGAACAGCTTGTCTATATATTGTTCGTAGGAATACGTAAATAGTTGCAACATGCACTTCTCTGTGTTCTCCTCGTAGAAAATACTGGTTCGATGTACCAATTAATTGAGTTAAACTTTGTGAAAGACTTCGTCAAAAAATCTAATTCTCAATTTCTGATTAATATGGTCGCTCCTTATGCACAAATATCACATGATTTTCTTAATTGTTCAGAAAATTCTAATTGTTTATTGACAACTTCAACAAAATCAAGTTGCTTGGATTTGTCTATTGCAGACCAAGACAGGAGACCATAATTTATCAGCATCTGTACGTATTATATGCTCTGGAAATCCAAAGCACATACTTTGATCTTGGAAGAAACAGAACACATCCTTCTTTTCCCCAAAAAAATACACATGATTTCCAAATCATCGCAGCCTTacgttttataatatttgttccATACTTATTGCATATGCTATCTATACATGGAtattataaaaacatttttaaggTCACttagatatttatatatagcaTGAgattattaataaaatgttatccTTCGGGTATTCCAATGATAAACATTTATCTTAACAAGTGGGGTTCATTCTTGGGGTAATTATCTGAgagtataaataaattttttgtatgAGATGGAAAGAACAATTGAACCTAAGCTGTGATTGGACTGTAACAAGAAACTTTTTAATCCTAATatgtatttcaatattttcacgAGGAATTATGGGTTTTTCttgaatgaattttcttttatctccatACTCAGCAACTCCAGGCATACCACTTGTGCCCGAAACTCGATTTCTATCCTAGTTCTTGAACTACAAATAGGAACAACACATCTAAAGACTTGAGTCCTATATCAAAATTTTACTCAAATAAAGATTCAGTCTATGCTGACATGATTTTGTACAAGAACGTCAATTGATGTTcggaattcaaataaaaatatcgTTGAGTCTACAAGACATCAATTGATAACTGATATTTTTGTATAAAATCATTTCAAGTGTAACACATTTGATATATAGCATCTTAGGCATCAAATTACTAAATTGAAAATCAATATTAAAAGAGGAGCTAATGTGAAACTTACGCTGCAAAATATACATCCACTGGTGATCCACGGTGAGAGTGCCTGGCACCATTGTTCTCTGCTCTCGCACATATCGTAATGCGGCCTCCCGTATTGATTCAGTGCTCGCTAAGTCTTTGGTTGGTGAGAACAGAATCATCGACCATATAAGGAGCGTCACATCATCGTACAGTAATACCACCACCGGACAGCCACGCCTCACTTCATCTTCTTCAGGTTCCGTGAAACCCTTTTCCATTGTATCGTTCTCTTCCTTTTGCTTTGAGTTGTATTTGCGCTAGAAAAAAATGGGTTACTTCGATTTTGTTTTGTGGAATAGAAATCATCGATGCAAAACAAAAGCACGCTATGCCAATGGGTTTGTTTTCTGTGTGCCTCTTGTTAGAGAGGATTGGAAGAAAATCAAATAGTGGAAATTGGGGTCGTGATTTGGGAGTCATGTTTCATGAAAAGTAATCACCTTTAAATAGAATGTTCCGTCTAAGATACCTCGTTTTGTTGTACTGAGTCTCATAGACCTGCCTTGTGTTGATAGTAAAGGAAATGCAGTTTCTATCCTTCTTAGCTTTCAACTTTGCTAGCAAACTTGTGATACCAAGAACAATTAGAAGGATAAGAAATCTAAGCTGGCCAGGTTCTTTAGTATGATTTACATTTGGCTGAATTATAGAAATACTGCTAGATACTTGAGGCATATGCTGATATGCATATGATTtgtatttattaacttttatcCAAAGCTAGTTGGAcaagtttaatttatttttatttcttttttattcaacgtttaatttaattttaggaGGCATATTAATAGAGAATTGTCAAATATGATCATGGTTGAATCAACCAACTTCTATTATGCTAGTAATTTGTAGTTGTAGACTGTTATGGTTTTTGCGCTTGTCATAAATCAGGCTAGTAACTTGTAGTTTTCAAACGTATGCCAATCCGAAGGGCAACTTGTATTTTGTCATGCACAAAATAAGGTACTTCATATTTTAAAACCACCACATCTCAGTGAACGACTAGTGTATATTATCATCCCCAATTATGCTAATGTATCAACTTCCAATCTCTACTTCTGCAATCCACCATGGAAGAGCGTTAATTCAATCATATAGAATTTCTTATTATTGATTGTTGAGCCTTTTGACATTCTACTGCATCTCTTTGAGGTTGCATCACACCAAgtcagctgtgtttatgggactTTATATTTTTGTTTGCTCCTTGCGAAATCATCATCCTCTAgtttattttgatgcatatCATCGATGTTGTCGGGTATATGAGAAAATGAACTTCGTCGTAGTTAAATGTGTATTCTGCTGTTAGTCTCTGGCAAATGTATGGTAGTGTTCCCCTTTATCTAGAAACTCAAAATTCTAATGGAACTATTAATATGGTTCCTTGCAGGTGTTTTTGACTGAACAAGCGCCAACGTTATGGCCCCGTTAAAAGATTAGTTAACCAAATTAAATATGTAAAGGCTTGTGATCGATTAACCTAAAGATCTAAACATTTAGATCAAGTTCAATTCTGTGCATCTTTGTTTAATTTCTGCTACACGTCGTAGGACTTTATGCTTTCTTGAAAACTACAGACTTTCTGTAGGTTCTTGACCACTAGATGTTCTAAATGAAACTATTTACAATGTGCTTTCCTTCTTATTTGGCTGGATACTGGATAGCCTTTCTGGACTCTAGAGATAAAGCTCATTACTGCACATGGATGCTTTGCATCAGGTACACTGGAGGTCAAAGAACAGATGGGTGACAGTGGCAATCCCATCACTCGTGTTATATTCTGTGGGCCAAATTTTCCTGCTTCTCATAATTATACAAAAGATTATCTGCAAGCCCATTCATTCATACAGGTGCTTAATGTTACTCTATATGCTTGCATTGTCGGTTCACGTCTTTATAGCTTAGTACATTCTTTAACAAAGATGTATCTTAGATTTGTGTTGGTATTGTACTTTGTGCATTCATTGGATGTTACTATATGCTTTGCTCTAGGTTGATGTAGTCCCCTTTGAAGATGTCCCAGATGTTATTGGAAACTATGATATGTGTGTTGTCAAAGATTTGCgtctaacttcagatatcatatCCCGAGCAAACCAAATGAAGCTTATCATGCAATTTGGAGTTGGCCTTGAAGGTCGAGTCATTCTTTATTAGAATTCTGTCCTGCAGATCAAAAGATATTTGCAGCTATCCTTATACCTCAACACCTATCTTGATACTTTTCTGTGAAGGGGTTGACATAAAGGCTGCTACAAACTGTGGAATAAAAGTTGCTAGAATTCCAAGCGATGCTACTGGAAATGCAACTTCATGTGCTGAAATGGCGATATATCTGATGTTGGGCCTCCTTCGTAAGCAAGTTGGTCTATTTCAATCTCAACATGCAGTTTTAGCTTCTATATCTTTTGCCATTGGTATGTCTGTGAAATGTATCGTGAAGCATGAGCGGTGAAAGATTGCATGGCCTGTTTTTATTTCATTGGCCAACTTATGTTACATGTATGATAGATAACATGCTAGAGAAAGTATACGTAATCAGATGtaacaaaacaaaaatatttgttggggGAATTGTAATTAGGATTGTTTTGGTTCTCATGGACCATGGTAGCCTTGACCTactattttggttttttttttcccatATACTTTCAATTTGTTTACTTATAAATTTCTGTCTGTTCTCAATAATAGACTTCGCCAGAAGAAATACATCAATTTCCATATGAATTATCTAGAAATTTATTTACGGTTTTCTCCATTTATGAACTGAGTTAATTTTGCATTTTTGTTTCCATTGATATAGTATGACATGCGCATAGCTGTGAGGCAGAAACAACTAGGAAATCCAATTGGTGACACATTGATTGGGAAAACGGTGAATTTCCTCTTTCACAGTTTCCTTCGACACTTCTTACAATAAATGTGTTATTTGATATAATACAAAGTCGAAAACTTGTATTATTCCGCTCTCATGCATCCGGTCAGCGGTTATTTGTCAACCTCAAAGTTTAGTCTTTCATCGTATGTCAATTAATGATGGAACCATATTCTTAATTTGTTTGTGCATTTGGTTTCTGCTGTTGTATTTGAATCCAAATGAGAAACCTCTGAGATCACTAGATATTATGTTTGTTAAAACTCTATCAAATAGTATTTCTCTATAAAGTTACTTTTAAATGCCTGATTATTTGCTGTCAGCATGTATAGCtaaatttaaatctttaacTCGACAGCAAGGTATATGTAGTTTTATAGCGTGAAGGGATTGATACACATTTGAATTGTCCATTGGTAACTTATTTGGAAGATATTTACAGCTGATGAAAAGTGACCCAGGAATGTAATTTTCATTTGTCACTTGGTTTGAATAAATGCAAATCAGATTAATTCATTCAATGCATCATCTTTGCTCCTTATTCATGTAGGTATTTCTCATGGGATTTGGAAATATAGGCATCCACTTAGCCAAGCGTTTAAGGCCCTTTGGTGTGAAAATACTTGCTACCAAAAGGACTTGGCCTTCACCTTCGTGGAACTCGGGCAAATCTGTTGGTATAAAACTTTACTGTGTTAACCATATAACTTGCTGATTgtaaaataaatttagcatatGGTTAATTAACTATATGTATCCAGCATCATTCAATGGATATGGTACCGATGATGACCTAGTAGACAAGAAGGGTGGCCATGGGGATATTATGAAATTTGCAAGCCAGGCGGACATAGTGGTCTGTTGCTTATCATTGAACAGTGAAACGGCAAGGAATTCCCATATGCTTTACTCACTATTTtcctcatttaattaatttgtgttGTTTGGGGCGAATAGTTTGTTTATAAGTGCTTCTTTCAGGTTGGCATTGTGGACAAAGTTTTCATATATTCCATGAAAAAGGTTTGATTCGACTACTACTTTATTGATGCTGGTTTTCTCAAAGTCTTCGCAAATTGTATTGGAATTACAAGTCAACA
This Primulina tabacum isolate GXHZ01 unplaced genomic scaffold, ASM2559414v2 Contig104, whole genome shotgun sequence DNA region includes the following protein-coding sequences:
- the LOC142534080 gene encoding uncharacterized protein LOC142534080 is translated as MAMNNGLKSCASKLLCSSTQPFLAKSVNRGIHSTGVKKMGGGHGHDEPFYLHAKHMYNLDRMKNQKLTMTLGVLTAFSIGVGVPIYAVIFQQRKTASA